One Camelus ferus isolate YT-003-E chromosome 21, BCGSAC_Cfer_1.0, whole genome shotgun sequence genomic region harbors:
- the FMO1 gene encoding dimethylaniline monooxygenase [N-oxide-forming] 1, which translates to MAKRVAIVGAGVSGLASIRCCLEEGLEPTCFERSDDLGGLWRFTEDIEEGRASLYKSVVSNSCKEMSCYPDFPFPEDYPIYVPHFQFLEYLKTYANRFDLLKCIQFKTKVCSVTKRPDFTVTGQWEVVTLREGKQESAVFDAVMVCTGYLTNPYLPLDCFPGINNFKGQYFHSRQYKHPDIFKDKRVLVVGMGNSGTDIAVEASHLAKKVFLSTTGGAWVISRVFDSGYPWDMVFMTRFQNVFRNSLPTPIVNWLIAKKMNSWFNHANYGLIPEDRTQLREPVLNDELPGRIITGKVLIKSSIKLVKENSVVFNNTPREEPIDIIVFATGYTFAFPFLDETVVKVEDGQASLYKYVFPAHLQKPTLAVIGLIKPLGSIIPTGDTQARWAVQVLKGVSKLPPSSVMIEEVNVRKQNKPSGFGLDYCKALQSDYITYIDELLTFIGAKPNLLSLLLTDPRLALTIFFGPCTPYQFRLTGPGKWEGARNAIMTQWDRTFKVTKTRVVRESSSPFESLLKLFSFLALLVAIFLIFL; encoded by the exons ATGGCCAAGAGAGTTGCAATTGTGGGCGCTGGGGTCAGTGGCCTGGCCTCCATCCGGTGCTGTCTGGAGGAAGGGCTGGAGCCCACCTGCTTCGAAAGGAGCGACGACCTTGGGGGGCTGTGGAGATTCACC GAAGACATTGAGGAAGGCAGAGCCAGCCTCTACAAGTCTGTGGTTTCCAACAGCTGCAAGGAGATGTCTTGTTACCCAGACTTTCCATTCCCAGAAGATTATCCAATCTATGTGCCACATTTTCAGTTCCTGGAATATCTCAAAACGTACGCAAACCGGTTCGACCTTCTGAAATGCATTCAATTCAAG ACTAAAGTCTGCAGCGTAACCAAACGCCCAGATTTTACTGTCACCGGCCAATGGGAGGTAGTCACTCTGCGTGAAGGGAAGCAAGAGTCAGCCGTCTTTGACGCTGTCATGGTCTGCACTGGTTATCTCACTAACCCATACTTGCCATTGGACTGCTTTCCAG gtataaataattttaaaggccAGTACTTTCATAGTCGACAGTATAAACATCCAGATATATTTAAGGACAAGAGAGTTCTTGTGGTTGGAATGGGAAATTCTGGCACAGACATTGCTGTGGAGGCCAGCCATCTGGCAAAGAAG GTGTTCCTCAGCACCACCGGAGGGGCGTGGGTGATCAGCCGGGTCTTTGACTCAGGGTACCCGTGGGACATGGTGTTCATGACGCGATTTCAGAACGTGTTCAGAAATTCTCTCCCAACTCCAATTGTGAATTGGTTAATAGCGAAAAAGATGAACAGCTGGTTCAATCATGCAAATTATGGCCTAATACCGGAAGACAG gACACAGCTAAGAGAGCCTGTGCTAAATGATGAACTCCCAGGCCGCATCATCACTGGGAAAGTGCTCATCAAATCAAGCATAAAGTTGGTGAAGGAAAACTCTGTCGTATTTAACAACACCCCAAGGGAGGAGCCCATTGATATCATTGTCTTTGCCACTGGATACACCTTTGCTTTCCCCTTCCTTGACGAGACCGTAGTGAAAGTTGAAGACGGCCAGGCATCGCTGTACAAGTATGTCTTCCCTGCACATCTGCAGAAGCCAACCCTGGCTGTTATCGGCCTCATCAAACCCTTGGGCTCCATAATACCCACAGGAGATACGCAAGCTCGATGGGCCGTTCAGGTCCTGAAAG GTGTAAGTAAGTTGCCACCGTCAAGCGTCATGATAGAGGAAGTTaatgtaagaaaacaaaacaagcccaGTGG ATTTGGCTTGGATTACTGCAAAGCTTTACAATCAGATTATATCACCTACATAGATGAACTCCTGACCTTTATTGGTGCAAAGCCCAacctgctctctctgctcctgaCGGATCCGCGCCTGGCTTTGACCATCTTCTTTGGCCCGTGCACACCGTACCAGTTCCGCCTGACTGGCCCAGGGAAATGGGAAGGAGCCAGAAATGCCATCATGACCCAGTGGGACCGAACATTCAAGGTCACCAAAACTCGAGTTGTACGAGAGTCCTCATCTCCCTTTGAAAGCTTACTCAAACTCTTCAGCTTCCTGGCTTTGCTTGTGGCCATTTTCCTGATTTTCCTATAA